In Pseudomonas deceptionensis, a single window of DNA contains:
- a CDS encoding RNA polymerase sigma factor, with the protein MSSVQNPHSELVGALYRDHRGWLLSWLRRNVACPQRAEDLSQDTFLRLLGRTELQAPREPRAFLAAIAKGLLFDYFRRAALEQAWLNELMLIPEAEQPSPEEQQLILEDLKAIDRLLGKLSSKSRAAFLYSRIDGLTHADIAERLGVSVPRVRQYLAQGIRQCYIALYGEPT; encoded by the coding sequence TTGTCGTCAGTCCAAAACCCACACAGTGAGCTGGTTGGAGCGCTTTATCGCGACCATCGCGGCTGGCTGCTGTCGTGGTTGCGGCGCAACGTGGCCTGCCCGCAGCGGGCTGAAGACCTGAGCCAGGACACCTTTTTGCGCCTTCTGGGCCGCACCGAACTGCAAGCCCCCCGCGAGCCCCGAGCCTTTTTGGCGGCCATCGCCAAAGGGCTGCTATTTGACTACTTTCGCCGCGCCGCACTGGAGCAGGCCTGGCTCAACGAACTGATGCTGATCCCCGAGGCCGAGCAACCCTCGCCCGAAGAACAGCAACTGATCCTCGAAGACCTCAAGGCCATCGACCGCCTGCTGGGCAAGCTGTCCAGCAAGTCCCGCGCAGCCTTCCTCTATAGCCGCATCGACGGCCTGACCCACGCTGACATCGCCGAGCGCCTGGGCGTATCGGTGCCCCGCGTGCGCCAGTACCTGGCCCAGGGCATCCGCCAGTGCTACATCGCGCTGTATGGCGAGCCGACATGA
- a CDS encoding 3'-5' exonuclease: MSLLSWLLPRKKPVLSPEQQQHLLQLPPASGLSDTTLRKQRWVVVDLETSGLNLNRDQVLSIGAVVIEDGAIDLGQAFERTFLRPDAPLNPSVLLHGLGPAAIAAGSDPADALLDFMAFVGDSPLLAFHAPFDQHMLTRALKESLGYRLQHPFLDVAALAPMLCPQVNWRDAGLDQWINHFSLQIEDRHNASADALATAELALILFSRARAQGIDSPQTLQQRLNQWQRRKQVHSF, encoded by the coding sequence ATGAGCCTGCTGTCATGGTTGTTGCCGCGCAAAAAACCGGTGCTGAGCCCTGAGCAGCAACAACACCTGCTGCAACTGCCGCCCGCATCGGGGTTGAGCGACACCACACTGCGCAAGCAGCGCTGGGTCGTGGTTGACCTGGAAACCAGCGGCCTGAACCTCAACCGCGATCAAGTGCTGTCGATTGGCGCGGTGGTGATTGAAGATGGCGCGATCGACTTGGGCCAGGCGTTTGAACGCACCTTTCTGCGCCCGGACGCCCCCCTCAACCCCAGCGTGCTGCTGCATGGGCTGGGGCCCGCCGCCATTGCCGCGGGCAGCGATCCGGCAGATGCCCTGCTCGATTTCATGGCCTTTGTTGGTGACAGCCCTCTGCTGGCGTTCCATGCGCCGTTTGACCAGCACATGCTTACCCGCGCCCTTAAAGAAAGCCTGGGCTACCGTCTGCAACACCCGTTCCTGGATGTAGCCGCACTGGCCCCGATGCTTTGCCCGCAGGTCAATTGGCGGGACGCCGGGCTGGACCAGTGGATCAACCACTTCAGCCTCCAGATCGAAGACCGCCACAACGCCAGCGCCGACGCCCTGGCCACTGCCGAACTGGCGTTGATCCTGTTCAGCCGCGCCCGCGCCCAGGGCATCGACAGCCCACAGACCCTGCAACAACGGTTGAACCAGTGGCAGCGGCGCAAGCAGGTGCACAGTTTTTAA